In the genome of Entelurus aequoreus isolate RoL-2023_Sb linkage group LG08, RoL_Eaeq_v1.1, whole genome shotgun sequence, one region contains:
- the enc1 gene encoding ectoderm-neural cortex protein 1, whose amino-acid sequence MKMSVCVHENRKSRASTSSMNIYLFHKSSYADSVLMHLNSLRQQRLFTDVLLHAGSRSFPCHRAVLAACSRYFEAMFSGGLRESQASEVDFHESIHPEVLELLLDYAYSSRVVINEENAESLLEAGDMLEFQDIRDACAEFLERNLHPSNCLGMLLLSDAHQCTKLSELSWSMCLSNFPAICKTEDFLQLPKDMVVQLLSHEELETEDERLVYETALNWINYDLERRHCDLPELLRTVRLALLPAIFLMENVSTEELINAQAKSKELVDEAIRCKLKILQNDGVVNSPCARPRKTSHALFLLGGQTFMCDKLYLVDQKAKEIIPKADIPSPRKEFSACAIGCKVYITGGRGSENGVSKDVWVYDTVHEEWSKAAPMLIARFGHGSAELKHCLYVVGGHTAATGCLPASPSVSLKQVEQFDPVANKWTMVAPLREGVSNAAVVSVKLKLFAFGGTSVTHDKLPKVQCYDPQENRWTVPASCPQPWRYTAAAVLGNQIFVMGGDTEFSACSAYKFSSENYQWTKVGDVTAKRMSCQAVASGNKLYVVGGYFGTQRCKTLDCYDPTLDSWNSITTVPYSLIPTAFVSTWKHLPA is encoded by the coding sequence ATGAAAATGTCTGTGTGTGTCCACGAGAACCGGAAATCCcgggctagcaccagctccatgAACATCTACCTGTTCCACAAGTCCTCCTACGCCGACAGCGTCCTCATGCACCTCAATTCTCTGCGGCAGCAACGACTCTTCACGGATGTGCTGCTTCACGCCGGCAGCCGCTCTTTTCCATGCCACCGCGCCGTGCTGGCCGCTTGCAGCCGTTACTTTGAGGCCATGTTCAGCGGCGGGCTGAGGGAGAGCCAGGCTAGCGAGGTTGACTTCCACGAGTCCATCCACCCAGAAGTCCTGGAGCTCCTGCTGGACTACGCGTACTCATCTCGGGTGGTCATCAACGAGGAGAATGCAGAGTCGCTTCTGGAAGCCGGGGACATGCTGGAGTTCCAGGACATCAGAGATGCATGTGCAGAATTCCTGGAGAGGAACCTTCACCCGTCCAACTGCCTCGGAATGCTCCTGCTGTCAGACGCCCACCAGTGTACCAAGCTGTCGGAACTCTCCTGGAGCATGTGCCTCAGCAACTTCCCCGCCATTTGCAAGACGGAAGACTTCCTCCAACTGCCCAAAGACATGGTGGTCCAGCTTTTGTCCCACGAAGAGCTGGAGACTGAAGATGAGCGACTAGTTTATGAGACTGCCCTGAACTGGATCAACTATGATCTGGAGAGACGACACTGCGACCTTCCTGAACTCCTCAGAACGGTTCGCCTGGCTCTTTTACCCGCCATCTTCCTGATGGAAAACGTCTCGACTGAGGAGCTGATCAACGCCCAGGCCAAGAGCAAGGAGCTGGTGGATGAGGCCATCCGCTGCAAGCTGAAGATCCTGCAGAACGACGGCGTGGTCAATAGTCCGTGTGCCCGTCCCCGCAAAACCAGTCATGCCCTTTTTCTCCTGGGGGGGCAGACATTCATGTGTGACAAGTTGTACCTTGTGGACCAAAAGGCCAAGGAGATCATTCCCAAAGCAGACATCCCGAGCCCGAGGAAGGAATTCAGTGCCTGTGCCATTGGTTGTAAGGTTTATATCACAGGGGGGCGGGGTTCAGAAAACGGGGTCTCCAAAGACGTTTGGGTCTATGATACGGTCCATGAAGAATGGTCCAAAGCGGCGCCAATGCTCATCGCCAGATTCGGTCACGGCTCAGCCGAACTGAAGCACTGCCTGTATGTGGTCGGAGGTCACACAGCGGCCACCGGCTGCCTCCCCGCCTCACCGTCGGTGTCGCTCAAACAGGTGGAACAGTTTGACCCGGTGGCCAACAAGTGGACCATGGTGGCACCTCTGAGAGAAGGCGTGAGCAACGCGGCGGTGGTCAGCGTCAAACTCAAGCTCTTTGCTTTCGGGGGAACAAGCGTCACCCACGACAAGCTGCCCAAAGTCCAGTGCTACGACCCCCAGGAGAACCGATGGACTGTACCTGCGTCCTGCCCGCAGCCGTGGCGCTACACCGCTGCTGCCGTGCTGGGAAACCAGATCTTTGTCATGGGCGGCGACACAGAGTTCTCGGCTTGCTCGGCGTACAAGTTCAGCAGCGAGAACTACCAGTGGACTAAAGTGGGCGACGTGACGGCCAAGCGCATGAGCTGCCAGGCCGTGGCGTCGGGGAACAAACTCTACGTGGTGGGCGGGTACTTTGGCACTCAGCGCTGTAAAACCTTGGACTGCTACGACCCTACGCTGGACTCTTGGAACAGCATCACCACGGTACCGTACTCCCTCATTCCCACGGCCTTCGTCAGCACCTGGAAGCATCTGCCGGCCTGA